Proteins found in one Candidatus Nitrospira nitrificans genomic segment:
- a CDS encoding YHS domain-containing (seleno)protein encodes MRLLYFLTLLVFICVGCTTLESRTFTTDDVAIRGYDPVAYFSQNRPVKGSSQFTHQHAGATWYFENKTNRDLFANAPEAYMPQYGGYCAYAMSKGFIASTVPEAWTIHAGKLYLNYSLRVRDNWLEDLSGKVRKADDHWAEKLKSLADRSCC; translated from the coding sequence ATGAGACTCCTTTATTTCTTAACCCTGCTGGTGTTTATCTGTGTGGGCTGCACCACCTTAGAAAGCAGGACGTTCACCACAGATGATGTTGCGATCCGCGGCTATGACCCGGTGGCCTACTTCAGCCAAAACAGGCCAGTCAAAGGTAGCTCCCAGTTCACGCACCAACATGCGGGAGCGACCTGGTACTTTGAAAACAAAACGAACCGCGACCTGTTCGCAAATGCTCCTGAGGCGTACATGCCCCAGTACGGGGGTTATTGCGCCTATGCGATGAGCAAAGGTTTCATCGCCTCAACGGTTCCCGAAGCGTGGACCATCCATGCAGGCAAACTGTACCTCAATTACAGCCTGCGCGTCAGAGACAACTGGCTCGAAGACCTCTCGGGCAAGGTCAGAAAAGCTGATGACCATTGGGCTGAGAAGCTTAAAAGCCTAGCCGACAGGTCATGTTGTTAA
- a CDS encoding ATP-binding protein — MFNTLYGKLAAVLFGLFCVIGAVAVALTLYSTRLYFQEVSQKLNRTLAERMVSEQVLMLEGRVNEEALKEVFHQLMVINPSIELYLLDPQGTILTFSAPPGKVKRQRISLEPLERFLSGAEDFPILGDDPRDITRRKVFSVFPIETLDGSLEGYLYIILGGEEFDSVMQMLEQSYILRLSLWTVGAILVGTLLAGLLCLKLLTRRLSSLASVMETFRCGELVTQPDVSSPADAEPSATRRGDDIDQLAMTFSHMTSLIRQQVHQLKETDQLRRELVANVSHDLRTPVTSLQGYLETLVLKEGMFSQQERQRYLGIAIAQSKRLGELIEELFELAKLNSQEMKPRIESFSLSELVQDVVQKFRLTVEAKQMTLQAKLGEDLPFVSADIGLIERVLENLIENALRYTLQGGRITVILNRMGENVMTRVTDTGCGIPPEDLPHVFDRYYQVGKNHRSNDKGAGLGLAITKRILELHGSAIEVQSVVNQGTTFVFHLAVAQPSVLPVATVTTEYSSHM; from the coding sequence ATGTTCAACACACTGTATGGAAAATTAGCGGCCGTGCTCTTCGGGCTCTTTTGTGTGATCGGCGCCGTGGCGGTGGCACTCACGCTGTATAGCACGCGCTTGTACTTTCAAGAGGTCAGCCAGAAGCTGAATCGAACGCTTGCCGAACGGATGGTGTCCGAACAGGTGCTGATGCTGGAGGGACGGGTCAATGAGGAGGCGCTGAAGGAAGTATTTCACCAGCTCATGGTGATCAATCCCAGCATTGAACTGTATCTGCTTGATCCGCAGGGCACAATTCTGACCTTTTCCGCTCCACCAGGGAAGGTCAAACGACAACGTATCTCCCTTGAACCACTTGAACGTTTTCTGTCTGGCGCCGAGGACTTCCCGATTCTGGGAGATGATCCTCGAGATATCACGCGTCGGAAGGTGTTTTCGGTATTTCCCATCGAAACCTTGGACGGCTCCCTCGAAGGCTATCTGTACATTATCCTGGGCGGGGAAGAGTTCGACTCGGTCATGCAGATGCTTGAGCAGAGCTATATTCTCCGGCTGAGCTTGTGGACTGTCGGAGCCATCCTGGTAGGTACCCTCCTAGCCGGACTGCTCTGTTTGAAACTCTTGACGCGAAGACTCAGCTCGCTGGCGTCGGTAATGGAGACCTTCCGGTGCGGTGAACTGGTTACCCAGCCGGACGTCTCGTCTCCAGCCGATGCAGAACCATCCGCAACCAGACGGGGGGACGATATCGATCAGTTGGCGATGACCTTTTCACACATGACGAGTCTCATTCGTCAACAAGTTCACCAGTTGAAGGAAACCGACCAGTTGCGGCGGGAACTGGTTGCCAATGTTTCGCACGATTTGCGTACCCCTGTCACCAGTCTCCAGGGATATCTTGAGACCTTGGTGCTGAAGGAGGGCATGTTCTCGCAGCAGGAGCGCCAGCGATATCTGGGCATTGCCATCGCGCAGAGCAAACGATTAGGGGAACTTATTGAGGAATTGTTTGAGCTTGCTAAACTGAACTCGCAGGAGATGAAGCCTCGTATCGAGTCGTTTTCCCTGAGTGAACTGGTGCAGGACGTCGTTCAAAAGTTTCGGTTGACTGTTGAAGCCAAACAGATGACCCTTCAGGCCAAGCTGGGTGAGGATCTCCCGTTTGTCTCGGCTGATATCGGACTGATCGAACGGGTTCTCGAAAATCTGATTGAGAATGCTCTCAGATACACGCTGCAAGGGGGGCGGATCACGGTGATCCTGAACCGCATGGGTGAGAACGTCATGACACGGGTCACGGATACCGGCTGCGGCATTCCACCGGAGGATTTGCCGCATGTCTTTGACCGATACTATCAAGTCGGGAAGAACCATCGAAGTAATGACAAGGGGGCAGGGCTCGGGCTCGCGATCACGAAGCGAATTCTAGAGCTGCACGGGAGCGCCATCGAGGTGCAGAGTGTCGTCAATCAAGGGACGACCTTTGTCTTTCACCTCGCAGTTGCCCAGCCGAGCGTCCTGCCGGTTGCTACAGTAACAACGGAATACTCATCCCACATGTAG
- a CDS encoding lactonase family protein, with protein MIRELIIGALVAAVTLSWGATDSVVANDEWQSPVVYTMSNDPDSNTVLVFRQHGDTLVPAGSFPTGGKGSGGGLGNQGALVFSDDGDELLVVNPGSNDISVFQIHGRQLRLTDRVPSGGTRPISIATHNDYVYVLNAGGAGNIAGFELTHLNKLQPIAGSIRPLSGANTAPAQISFNPSGDTLVVTEKATQIIDTYAVDEDGVASGPVSQPSSGITPFGFSFTRRGVLVVSEAFGGTPNASAVSSYTLRDGTLNVRSGSVPTTQTAACWIVITKNEQFAYASNTGSNNISSYRVGRSGRLALQEAVATPTGAGPIDMALNRNSRFLYVLNAGARSIEVFQVNRANGRLTAGTGVSGLPNGANGLVAQ; from the coding sequence ATGATACGTGAATTGATCATAGGTGCGCTGGTGGCAGCCGTCACCTTATCGTGGGGAGCCACCGATTCAGTCGTTGCCAACGATGAGTGGCAGTCGCCCGTTGTGTACACAATGTCGAATGATCCGGACAGCAATACTGTCTTGGTCTTCAGACAGCATGGAGACACCCTGGTACCGGCAGGATCGTTTCCGACTGGAGGCAAGGGATCAGGAGGCGGCCTTGGCAATCAAGGGGCTCTGGTATTCAGCGATGATGGAGACGAGCTCTTGGTGGTGAATCCCGGCAGCAATGATATCTCGGTGTTTCAAATCCACGGCCGTCAACTCAGGCTAACGGACCGAGTGCCTTCCGGGGGTACTCGCCCCATCAGTATTGCCACTCATAATGATTACGTCTATGTGTTGAACGCGGGAGGGGCCGGCAACATCGCAGGGTTCGAACTGACGCACCTCAATAAGTTGCAGCCTATCGCTGGATCGATTCGGCCGCTGAGTGGGGCCAACACCGCCCCGGCGCAAATCTCGTTCAATCCATCCGGAGATACGCTGGTCGTGACTGAGAAGGCGACGCAGATCATCGACACCTATGCAGTCGACGAGGATGGTGTGGCGTCTGGTCCCGTGTCACAGCCGTCCAGCGGCATCACCCCATTTGGATTTTCCTTTACTCGGCGAGGGGTGTTGGTAGTCAGTGAGGCGTTTGGCGGCACGCCGAATGCCTCTGCGGTGTCCTCATATACTCTTCGTGACGGGACCTTGAACGTGCGGAGTGGGTCGGTGCCCACCACCCAAACGGCCGCCTGCTGGATCGTCATTACGAAGAACGAACAGTTCGCCTATGCCAGCAATACCGGTAGTAACAATATTTCGAGTTATCGAGTCGGCCGGAGCGGACGGTTGGCTTTGCAGGAAGCCGTGGCAACCCCCACCGGTGCTGGTCCCATTGATATGGCGTTGAATCGGAACAGTCGGTTTCTGTATGTGCTCAATGCAGGGGCCCGTTCGATCGAGGTCTTTCAGGTCAATCGCGCCAATGGGCGCTTGACCGCCGGGACCGGTGTTTCGGGCCTCCCTAATGGGGCGAATGGCCTTGTGGCGCAGTAA
- a CDS encoding class I SAM-dependent methyltransferase → MDVCINTERSFPDLKRLCHAINGLTYRVQIYGSQLAFQPEPCFSSSLGMVETHVLQLNHPWRYVTGARGHGFIAEQAERIGSRLLYEYLARCYPFGEWTTMNYGYAELGSDAHPQNLGLHDTERFALQLYRYVATLGSRRDRLTDLDVIEIGSGRGGGAAYLARTLKPKTFIALDFSQSATTLARAHHQTDTGPRYVQGDAENLVFEASGFDVAINIESAHCYLSIPRFLAEVYRVLRPGGELLFAGFASRRGGALERLQTELAESSLRLIREEDITANVVQALELDEGRKLDVLQQRVRGPFKTFARGALCDGRYGDAV, encoded by the coding sequence GTGGATGTATGTATCAACACTGAAAGGTCATTTCCAGATTTGAAAAGATTGTGTCATGCGATCAATGGTTTAACCTATCGGGTTCAAATCTATGGCTCACAACTCGCCTTCCAGCCAGAGCCATGCTTCTCAAGCAGTCTTGGCATGGTTGAAACGCATGTCCTCCAGCTTAATCACCCCTGGCGCTATGTAACTGGTGCGCGCGGTCATGGCTTTATTGCTGAACAAGCTGAGCGTATTGGCTCGCGCCTGTTGTACGAGTACCTTGCGCGGTGCTATCCGTTCGGCGAGTGGACGACCATGAACTATGGCTATGCGGAACTGGGATCCGATGCACATCCCCAGAACCTCGGACTCCATGACACGGAACGCTTTGCACTGCAACTCTACAGGTATGTGGCTACCTTAGGATCGCGGAGAGATCGGTTAACCGACCTGGATGTGATCGAGATTGGGAGCGGACGCGGAGGCGGCGCGGCCTACCTCGCACGGACCCTCAAGCCAAAGACGTTCATCGCGCTGGATTTCTCCCAAAGTGCCACAACCTTAGCACGTGCACATCATCAAACAGACACAGGGCCGCGGTATGTACAAGGAGACGCGGAGAATCTTGTGTTCGAGGCTTCGGGTTTCGATGTCGCGATCAACATCGAGAGCGCCCACTGTTATCTTTCAATCCCGCGCTTTCTGGCGGAGGTGTACCGTGTACTTCGGCCCGGAGGAGAGCTCCTCTTCGCAGGCTTTGCCTCACGACGAGGAGGCGCCCTGGAACGTCTGCAGACTGAACTGGCGGAAAGCTCATTGCGCCTGATTAGGGAAGAGGATATTACAGCCAATGTGGTTCAAGCACTCGAATTGGATGAGGGGCGGAAGTTGGACGTGCTTCAACAACGGGTCAGGGGGCCATTCAAGACCTTCGCGCGCGGCGCCCTATGCGATGGAAGGTACGGCGATGCGGTGTGA
- a CDS encoding DUF3047 domain-containing protein, with the protein MESDENSKRLIATGLGIAMWLFIAPAWLMAEGGTALEVGKFSASEPGGRLPDGWKPLTFKKIPTLTTYELVRDGEHVVVKAMSDASASGLTKEVRIDPKEFPVVRWRWKVDHLLKNSDATRKDGDDYPARLYITFEYDPDKVSMSKKLKHKAGQILFGDIPIGAINYIWERRAPVGEIIDNAYTDFVKMVVVESGPHNLGIWINESRNIYEDYKKAFGEEPPMINGVTIMSDTDNTKERAIAYYGDIVFIKALLRSQQLRQHKQPCNPRGCLIYCRTNC; encoded by the coding sequence ATGGAGTCCGACGAAAACAGCAAGAGGCTGATCGCGACGGGCCTAGGGATTGCCATGTGGTTGTTCATCGCTCCGGCATGGCTTATGGCAGAGGGTGGAACTGCGCTGGAAGTGGGCAAGTTTTCCGCAAGCGAGCCAGGCGGCCGTCTGCCGGATGGCTGGAAGCCGTTGACCTTCAAGAAAATCCCTACGCTCACGACATATGAGTTGGTGAGAGACGGCGAACATGTCGTCGTCAAGGCCATGAGCGATGCGTCCGCATCGGGATTGACCAAGGAGGTCAGGATCGACCCCAAGGAATTTCCCGTCGTGCGGTGGCGTTGGAAGGTCGACCATCTTTTGAAGAACAGCGATGCCACGCGCAAAGACGGAGACGATTATCCGGCTCGGCTCTACATCACCTTCGAATACGACCCTGACAAGGTGAGCATGAGCAAAAAACTCAAGCACAAGGCCGGTCAAATCTTGTTCGGAGACATTCCCATCGGAGCGATCAACTATATCTGGGAGAGGAGAGCACCGGTCGGCGAGATTATCGATAACGCCTATACAGATTTTGTGAAAATGGTGGTCGTGGAAAGTGGCCCTCACAATCTCGGCATATGGATCAATGAGTCACGCAACATCTACGAAGACTATAAGAAGGCATTCGGAGAAGAACCGCCGATGATCAACGGGGTGACGATCATGAGCGATACGGACAACACGAAAGAGCGGGCCATTGCCTACTACGGTGATATTGTGTTTATAAAAGCATTACTCCGAAGTCAGCAACTTAGACAACACAAACAGCCCTGCAACCCGCGTGGATGCTTGATCTACTGTCGTACAAATTGCTGA
- a CDS encoding RNA polymerase sigma factor has translation MRIGLCHNCGQGEEEACETVVTHYQETLIRMARRYVANRATAEKVVQESWMAVMNGLNRFESRSSLHAWICGILITRQRIEASERNDRMSSQTSNRKPKDGAANPTSLDSDHAGRGPGRQRSPSSFGTTIASCDRWRRSMTTRLLSLV, from the coding sequence ATGAGGATCGGCTTGTGTCACAACTGCGGGCAGGGGGAAGAAGAGGCATGTGAAACCGTCGTCACCCACTATCAGGAAACACTCATCCGAATGGCTAGACGCTATGTCGCCAATCGAGCAACGGCGGAGAAAGTCGTGCAGGAGAGTTGGATGGCGGTGATGAACGGGCTGAATCGGTTCGAGAGCCGGTCGTCCCTCCATGCATGGATCTGTGGGATTCTCATCACAAGGCAAAGGATCGAGGCATCCGAGAGAAACGACAGAATGTCTTCTCAGACTTCGAATCGGAAACCGAAAGATGGAGCGGCGAACCCGACCTCTCTCGATTCAGACCACGCGGGGAGGGGGCCTGGTCGGCAGCGTTCTCCCAGCAGCTTCGGGACGACCATCGCCTCTTGCGACCGCTGGCGCAGAAGTATGACGACTCGGCTGCTTTCCCTCGTGTGA
- a CDS encoding response regulator transcription factor — MAPRTILVVEDDPDIAQLVHLHLRDTGYDVDVAQDGPAGLQQALAKSYDLIILDLMLPGMDGLELCRKLRASSKYSLVLMVTAKSTELDRVLGLEVGADDYLTKPFSILELLARVKALFRRMDAIRAQAPIAKPLTIRAGDLVIEVDKRKVQLRGRSIELTAKEFDLLLQFAQHPGQVYTRAKLLDDVWGYSHEGYEHTVNSHINRLRAKIENDGSRPRYILTVWGVGYSFSEEWSDR, encoded by the coding sequence ATGGCACCTCGCACGATTCTAGTCGTTGAAGACGATCCTGACATCGCCCAGCTCGTGCATCTCCATCTGCGCGATACGGGGTATGACGTGGATGTGGCGCAGGATGGTCCGGCAGGTCTTCAGCAGGCTCTTGCCAAATCTTATGACCTGATCATTCTCGATTTGATGCTGCCCGGAATGGATGGATTGGAGTTGTGCCGGAAACTGCGCGCCTCATCGAAGTATAGCCTGGTTCTGATGGTCACAGCGAAGTCGACGGAACTGGATCGGGTGCTGGGCTTGGAAGTCGGGGCAGACGACTACCTCACCAAGCCGTTCAGTATTTTGGAACTCCTTGCACGAGTCAAAGCCTTGTTTCGGCGCATGGATGCCATTCGTGCACAGGCGCCCATTGCGAAACCCTTGACCATTCGTGCGGGTGACCTCGTGATCGAGGTCGATAAGCGAAAGGTCCAGCTGCGCGGCCGATCGATTGAATTGACGGCCAAAGAGTTTGACCTCTTACTCCAATTTGCCCAGCATCCGGGTCAGGTCTATACCCGTGCAAAACTGTTGGACGACGTGTGGGGGTACTCACATGAGGGGTATGAACATACCGTGAACTCTCACATCAATCGACTGCGGGCTAAAATCGAGAATGACGGCAGTCGGCCTCGGTATATTTTGACCGTGTGGGGGGTCGGCTATAGCTTTTCGGAAGAATGGTCGGATCGGTAG
- a CDS encoding DUF3047 domain-containing protein, which translates to MLARMLVILCALLPVTSARAEGGAVLEVGKFSASEPGTSLPDGWMPLTFKKIPRLTTYELVKDEAQVVVKAMSDASASGLTKEIRIDPKEFPIVRWRWKVQNLLQKSDATRKDGDDYPARLYITFEYDPDKVSFGKKLKYKAGQALFGDIPIGAINYVWETKTPVGAMIDNAYTDFVKMVVVESGPQKLGAWIEESRNIYEDYKKAFGEEPPMINGIAIMSDTDNTKERATAYYGDIVFMKSR; encoded by the coding sequence ATGTTGGCACGCATGCTGGTCATTTTGTGCGCGCTGTTGCCGGTCACCTCCGCACGGGCAGAGGGCGGTGCTGTGCTTGAGGTGGGGAAGTTTTCCGCAAGTGAACCGGGCACAAGTTTGCCCGATGGCTGGATGCCGCTGACCTTCAAGAAGATCCCGAGGCTGACGACCTACGAACTGGTGAAAGACGAGGCGCAAGTGGTCGTCAAGGCCATGAGCGATGCATCGGCATCCGGCTTGACCAAAGAAATCAGGATCGATCCGAAGGAATTTCCGATCGTGCGATGGCGGTGGAAGGTCCAGAATTTACTCCAGAAGAGCGATGCCACGCGAAAAGACGGGGACGACTATCCGGCCCGGCTTTACATTACCTTTGAATATGACCCGGACAAGGTCAGTTTCGGCAAGAAACTCAAGTACAAGGCGGGCCAGGCGCTGTTTGGAGATATTCCGATCGGAGCCATCAATTACGTGTGGGAAACTAAGACTCCCGTTGGGGCGATGATCGACAATGCCTATACGGATTTCGTCAAAATGGTGGTGGTTGAGAGCGGGCCTCAAAAACTCGGTGCCTGGATCGAGGAGTCCCGTAACATCTACGAGGATTATAAGAAGGCCTTCGGAGAAGAGCCGCCGATGATCAACGGCATTGCCATCATGAGCGATACGGACAATACGAAGGAACGAGCCACCGCCTATTACGGCGATATTGTGTTCATGAAATCGCGGTAA
- a CDS encoding efflux RND transporter permease subunit, with protein MKYPWVSVAAVLVVIGALGYGASGLRLNANYDAYFDTNDPLLAVNNDLADKYAGDDSVIIILESVKHDMLIPAHYAVIDRIIAAERALPFIKRVSSIADFVDLHPEIDTVQIEGHDSDNEGTPSTKPAVLHPNRDRLLSDEYARRLLLSEDGRFALIEITLALPGDGKADVLLNTMAQLRAFVKKEISLAQVPIIAHYTGTLALKEAYVLVVRHDLKMFLPALILLFLATLWVLFSSFWVAVSILLTALLPVVGAFGVAGWLEFELASIAVYVPVIIVSMAIASSVHFTTSYLHSRADGQNPMESVRHALTLNLLPLALTNFTTILGFLGLAFSPSPPVRTVGYIVAFGIALSFLVTVILLPVLLCGVKVKPGLDFRTVFQIPLLIRFITTNSRSIVTSFTLVALLSAVGVFGNEINDNVFEYFPDSHEFRQATRLIDEEFSGVNKISYSLETGQRYGIFQQMFLERMEAFSLWLRTQPEVNRVVTIADLPRIRQGVGVRDASSLMRYQRIAEDNTPAALSLQHHVSEDYSAIHAAVYLKNLDARTMIAFDDRVRAWLDRHLTPFSYQGGAGANLTFAHLGQRNAASMVYSLSIGLVAIALIAGLILRSVKAAWIGVVCNVVPVLVAYALWALVDGNIALGGAVVLGMILGIIVDDTIYLLARYWRLNQTQSDMVIPAVLNQVGPALIITTMTLSMGLLIGLLSDFAPILAMSSLSVSIILVALAADLLVLPALLQRTYSKNLLRQTVP; from the coding sequence ATGAAGTACCCATGGGTTTCCGTTGCTGCCGTCCTGGTGGTGATTGGCGCGCTTGGGTACGGCGCCAGCGGATTGCGCTTGAACGCCAATTACGACGCCTATTTTGACACCAATGATCCGCTGCTTGCCGTCAACAATGATCTGGCTGATAAGTACGCCGGCGACGATAGTGTCATTATTATTCTCGAGAGTGTGAAACACGACATGCTCATTCCTGCCCATTATGCGGTCATTGATCGTATCATCGCCGCTGAGCGAGCCCTCCCATTTATTAAGCGCGTCAGTTCCATTGCCGACTTCGTTGATCTCCATCCGGAAATTGATACCGTCCAGATTGAAGGTCATGATTCGGATAATGAAGGAACCCCCTCAACCAAACCTGCTGTCCTCCATCCCAACCGCGACCGTTTGTTGAGTGATGAATATGCACGCCGCCTGCTATTGTCGGAAGATGGTCGGTTCGCGCTTATCGAAATAACTCTTGCCCTGCCCGGCGACGGGAAGGCCGATGTTCTGCTGAACACCATGGCGCAACTGCGGGCCTTCGTCAAGAAAGAGATCAGCCTCGCTCAGGTTCCAATCATTGCCCACTACACCGGTACGTTAGCCCTGAAAGAAGCCTATGTTCTGGTGGTTCGACATGATTTGAAGATGTTCTTGCCGGCCCTGATCCTGCTTTTCCTGGCGACCCTCTGGGTACTCTTTTCTAGCTTTTGGGTCGCCGTCTCCATCCTGCTCACCGCCCTTCTCCCAGTGGTGGGTGCCTTCGGAGTTGCCGGTTGGTTAGAATTCGAGTTGGCGTCGATCGCTGTGTATGTCCCCGTGATCATTGTCAGCATGGCCATCGCAAGCTCCGTTCATTTCACCACATCATATCTCCATAGCCGTGCGGACGGGCAGAATCCAATGGAGAGCGTCCGGCATGCGCTGACACTCAATTTGTTGCCGCTCGCTCTCACCAACTTCACAACGATCCTGGGATTCCTAGGACTCGCATTCAGTCCCTCGCCGCCGGTACGGACCGTTGGGTATATTGTTGCGTTCGGTATTGCGTTGTCGTTCCTGGTGACGGTGATTCTATTGCCGGTATTACTGTGCGGCGTGAAGGTGAAGCCAGGTCTCGATTTTCGCACCGTGTTTCAGATTCCCCTGTTGATTCGATTCATTACCACCAATTCTCGGTCGATCGTGACATCGTTTACTCTGGTGGCTCTTCTTTCCGCTGTGGGAGTGTTTGGTAATGAGATTAACGACAATGTGTTTGAATATTTCCCGGATAGCCATGAGTTCCGCCAAGCTACCAGGCTTATTGATGAAGAGTTTAGTGGTGTGAATAAGATTAGCTATTCTCTCGAGACGGGCCAACGGTACGGGATTTTCCAGCAGATGTTCCTTGAAAGGATGGAAGCGTTCTCACTCTGGCTGCGTACACAGCCAGAGGTAAACCGTGTGGTGACCATTGCCGATCTTCCTCGAATCCGCCAAGGGGTGGGTGTGCGAGACGCATCATCATTGATGCGCTATCAACGAATTGCGGAGGACAACACGCCTGCTGCCTTGTCGCTGCAGCATCATGTATCCGAAGACTACTCGGCGATTCATGCTGCGGTCTATCTCAAAAACCTTGACGCACGAACCATGATTGCGTTCGATGATCGGGTCCGTGCCTGGCTTGATCGTCATCTCACGCCTTTTTCCTATCAAGGCGGTGCCGGCGCCAATCTCACGTTCGCCCATCTTGGTCAGAGAAACGCGGCCAGTATGGTCTACTCACTCAGTATTGGTCTTGTCGCCATCGCCCTCATTGCCGGATTGATTTTACGTTCTGTGAAGGCCGCGTGGATCGGTGTCGTGTGCAATGTTGTTCCTGTTCTCGTGGCGTATGCGCTGTGGGCGCTGGTGGATGGCAATATTGCTCTTGGGGGAGCGGTGGTGCTGGGCATGATCCTGGGCATCATCGTGGATGATACGATCTACCTTCTGGCGAGGTATTGGCGACTGAATCAGACTCAGAGCGACATGGTCATCCCGGCGGTGCTCAACCAGGTTGGACCGGCTCTGATCATCACGACGATGACGTTATCAATGGGATTGTTGATAGGCTTGCTTTCCGATTTCGCTCCTATTCTGGCCATGAGTAGTCTTTCTGTCTCCATCATCTTGGTCGCCTTGGCAGCGGATCTTCTCGTGCTGCCGGCATTGCTGCAACGTACCTATTCCAAAAACCTCCTTCGGCAAACGGTGCCATAA
- a CDS encoding 3-oxoacyl-ACP synthase III family protein, producing the protein MTAAHFAINRLKLLGTGRSLPGPAVSNDTLFEALENACNPRAVRRARSIAYRLGITHRHVSRDLQVPLSGTRITMQAPQLCHAALSGAMREAGIGIGSIEYLIGHTSSPHTLLPPNIAWVADELRYTGPYLELRQACTGFANGLQIASAMAAANRLQAIAIVGSETGSPYCDISDAFLNNEQLVNYVQMGDGAGAVIVGQDDGSEDQILSNIFVGQIGLGREPGFFIDGGGSSQPQCGMQVPVFRHHVQTVREHGGELFVRGVEAMMQRGHALREFDWILPHQANGRLAHLFSQYFDVPEEKIYVTADKLGNLGSAAIWVSLDMLRRSGDLKKGQRVLILGAEASKFLYGGCMYQH; encoded by the coding sequence GTGACGGCTGCGCACTTCGCGATCAATCGTCTGAAGCTGCTCGGCACTGGTCGAAGCCTGCCTGGGCCTGCGGTCAGCAATGACACCTTGTTTGAAGCGCTGGAGAATGCCTGCAATCCTCGCGCGGTGCGACGTGCAAGAAGTATTGCCTATCGGCTTGGGATCACGCATCGCCATGTCAGCCGTGATCTGCAAGTTCCACTCAGTGGCACACGTATTACCATGCAGGCGCCGCAGTTGTGCCACGCTGCGCTTTCCGGAGCGATGCGGGAAGCGGGAATCGGCATCGGTTCGATCGAGTACCTTATCGGCCATACCTCATCCCCTCACACGCTGTTGCCGCCCAATATCGCTTGGGTCGCCGATGAGCTTCGGTACACGGGCCCCTATCTAGAACTGCGTCAGGCATGCACTGGGTTCGCCAACGGGCTGCAAATCGCGTCGGCAATGGCAGCCGCGAACAGGCTTCAGGCCATCGCTATTGTCGGAAGTGAGACAGGGTCTCCGTATTGCGACATTTCCGATGCGTTTCTTAACAACGAACAACTCGTGAATTACGTGCAGATGGGTGATGGCGCCGGGGCTGTGATCGTTGGGCAGGACGATGGATCTGAGGACCAGATCCTCTCTAATATTTTTGTAGGTCAGATCGGTCTTGGGCGAGAGCCGGGCTTCTTCATTGATGGCGGAGGATCTTCTCAGCCGCAGTGCGGCATGCAGGTGCCCGTGTTTCGACATCATGTGCAAACCGTGCGGGAGCACGGAGGAGAGCTGTTTGTGCGCGGAGTCGAGGCCATGATGCAGCGCGGACATGCTCTGCGGGAGTTCGATTGGATTCTTCCCCATCAGGCCAATGGACGTCTGGCCCATCTTTTCAGCCAATACTTTGACGTGCCGGAAGAGAAGATCTATGTCACCGCGGACAAATTGGGAAATCTGGGGTCAGCGGCAATTTGGGTCAGCCTCGATATGCTGCGCCGATCCGGAGACCTTAAAAAAGGGCAACGCGTTCTCATATTAGGCGCCGAAGCAAGCAAATTCTTGTACGGTGGATGTATGTATCAACACTGA